TGAGCAGAAGAAGAAGCGTAATGTCTGATCAGCTCAAAGAAGAAATCGCCAAGGAACTCGGCATTTATGACACGGTCCAGCAGGAAGGCTGGGGCGGCATTAAA
The Jeotgalibacillus aurantiacus DNA segment above includes these coding regions:
- a CDS encoding small, acid-soluble spore protein, alpha/beta type; this translates as MSRRRSVMSDQLKEEIAKELGIYDTVQQEGWGGIKSRDAGNMVKQAIQMAERQLEQNQNGRS